In Thermococcus camini, a genomic segment contains:
- a CDS encoding lipoate--protein ligase family protein: MRFIPLIVARPEVQMAIDEAIMRARIEGKVPDTVRLYAFSPSSVTIGRFQSVVHDVNLDEARKLGIPVVRRITGGGSVFHDEFGEITYSVVASEDLHPMLKNVETSYRYLAGPLVDALKELGLDAGFSGLNDIVANGKKISGSAQTRRKGVILQHGTFMYSTRVGVLGRVLRASKAKLADKGVSSIWERVTTLEREGIKLSRWEAYELLKDKFFTAFGLEEGELTDYELELAERLVEERYGNPEWNEMR; the protein is encoded by the coding sequence ATGAGGTTCATCCCGCTCATCGTTGCAAGGCCCGAGGTTCAGATGGCCATAGACGAGGCGATAATGCGCGCCAGAATTGAGGGGAAAGTCCCAGACACGGTGAGGCTCTACGCCTTCTCGCCGAGCTCGGTAACCATCGGAAGATTCCAGAGCGTCGTCCACGACGTCAACCTAGACGAGGCACGGAAGCTCGGAATCCCCGTCGTCCGCAGGATTACCGGCGGTGGTTCGGTGTTCCACGACGAGTTCGGCGAGATAACCTATTCCGTCGTTGCCAGCGAGGACTTACATCCCATGCTTAAAAACGTCGAGACGAGCTACCGCTATCTGGCCGGCCCGCTCGTCGATGCCTTGAAAGAGCTCGGCCTTGATGCCGGCTTCTCCGGCCTCAACGACATAGTTGCCAACGGGAAAAAAATCAGCGGCTCCGCACAGACGAGGAGGAAGGGGGTCATCCTGCAGCACGGCACCTTCATGTATTCCACGCGCGTTGGGGTGCTCGGAAGGGTTCTCCGCGCTTCGAAGGCAAAGCTGGCCGACAAGGGCGTTTCGAGCATCTGGGAGAGGGTAACAACGCTGGAGCGCGAGGGGATAAAGCTGAGCCGCTGGGAGGCCTACGAGCTGTTGAAGGACAAGTTCTTTACCGCGTTCGGGCTGGAAGAAGGGGAGCTAACGGACTACGAGCTCGAGCTCGCCGAGAGGCTGGTGGAAGAGAGGTACGGGAACCCGGAGTGGAACGAGATGAGGTAA
- the taw3 gene encoding tRNA(Phe) 7-((3-amino-3-carboxypropyl)-4-demethylwyosine(37)-N(4))-methyltransferase Taw3, whose amino-acid sequence MKAKREALVSLFTAMREGKVDEDIIDLLLFINSIDGIYTTSSCSGRIGIMEEPDLGAKPLARWLIKVHRPMEFEEAREALRNAERGLIFLKSQPPIFHIVAEDLEKAKKLHELGLASGFKYTTFKVISKRYLVEINATEYLTAPLGRDGRVLIDDEYLRFALEVGNSMLRRSKGRLPRLERNFRKLREELGEDGLFYELAEKFEIKAR is encoded by the coding sequence ATGAAAGCCAAACGCGAAGCCCTTGTGAGCCTCTTCACGGCTATGAGGGAAGGAAAGGTTGACGAAGATATAATCGACCTCCTCCTGTTCATAAACTCCATCGATGGCATCTACACGACCTCCTCCTGCTCCGGCAGGATAGGTATAATGGAAGAACCGGACCTCGGGGCCAAGCCCCTCGCGAGGTGGTTGATCAAGGTCCACAGGCCGATGGAGTTCGAGGAGGCAAGGGAGGCCCTAAGAAACGCCGAAAGGGGCCTCATATTCCTCAAGAGCCAGCCACCGATATTCCACATCGTTGCGGAGGACCTGGAGAAGGCAAAAAAGCTCCACGAGCTCGGTTTGGCATCGGGATTTAAGTACACCACATTCAAGGTCATCTCGAAGCGATACCTGGTCGAGATAAACGCCACCGAGTACCTAACCGCCCCCCTCGGCAGGGACGGGAGGGTTTTAATCGACGATGAGTACCTGAGATTTGCTCTGGAAGTCGGCAATTCCATGCTGAGGAGAAGCAAGGGAAGACTGCCGCGCCTGGAGAGAAACTTCAGGAAGCTGAGGGAGGAGCTCGGCGAAGACGGGCTGTTCTACGAGCTGGCGGAGAAGTTCGAAATCAAAGCCAGGTGA